The following coding sequences are from one Dermacentor andersoni chromosome 5, qqDerAnde1_hic_scaffold, whole genome shotgun sequence window:
- the LOC126529698 gene encoding uncharacterized protein, whose translation MYQVLLGFFAVVANADFAVEHGFTEPWPDAATTDLQSSAHVLHGPQDYLLEIVYDLRRTEVESAHRGTFPVPLRAGHIKDQPSLERLGHDALFGTNSRFFMYQVLLGFFAVVANADFAVEHGFTEPWPDAATTDLQSSAHVLHGPQDYLLEIVYDLRRTEVESAHRGTFPVPLRAGHIKDQPSLERLGHDALFGTNSRFFMYQVSYLNGTKCYRSSNVMLLRVSCPISKRQMIECLEHASLCFVDALLFSLYDGCLTLSQILLLLSGDVELNPGPMNAVERDQMTNIERILLEMKTGQETVLAKLTEITTRQCELESKITGLIEKTNNVESRIARVEKMEDKFMAKLDDLENRSRRQNLVFFGLPDREHNETWEASEKLISGICKDVMKLDDISVERAHRVGVFREGKNRPIVACFSRWKARENVFKNACRLKGTSYSISEDFSRAVQEKRRQLWNYAKEKRENKENRVRLSYDKLIINGQTFVWDSDMRMPVPLQAHARLDRGK comes from the coding sequence ATGTACCAGGTGCTGCTCGGATTCTTCGCTGTCGTGGCGAACGCCGACTTCGCGGTGGAACATGGCTTCACCGAACCTTGGCCAGATGCTGCTACAACGGATCTGCAATCATCTGCTCATGTCTTACACGGTCCGCAAGATTATTTGCTGGAAATCGTGTACGATCTCCGACGCACCGAAGTGGAATCTGCGCATCGGGGAACCTTTCCGGTTCCGCTGCGCGCTGGCCATATAAAGGACCAGCCAAGCCTAGAGCGACTGGGGCACGACGCTCTTTTCGGCACAAACTCACGCTTCTTCATGTACCAGGTGCTGCTCGGATTCTTCGCTGTCGTGGCGAACGCCGACTTCGCGGTGGAACATGGCTTCACCGAACCTTGGCCAGATGCTGCTACAACGGATCTGCAATCATCTGCTCATGTCTTACACGGTCCGCAAGATTATTTGCTGGAAATCGTGTACGATCTCCGACGCACCGAAGTGGAATCTGCGCATCGGGGAACCTTTCCGGTTCCGCTGCGCGCTGGCCATATAAAGGACCAGCCAAGCCTAGAGCGACTGGGGCACGACGCTCTTTTCGGCACAAACTCACGCTTCTTCATGTACCAGGTCAGTTACCTAAATGGAACTAAGTGTTATCGCTCTAGCAATGTTATGCTTTTAAGAGTGTCGTGCCCCATTAGCAAGCGACAAATGATTGAGTGTCTTGAACATGCCAGCCTGTGCTTCGTTGATGCTCTACTATTCTCTCTCTACGACGGCTGCCTGACGCTTTCCCAAATCTTACTGCTCCTATCGGGGGATGTAGAACTAAATCCAGGGCCCATGAATGCAGTTGAACGTGACCAAATGACAAACATTGAAAGGATTCTCTTAGAAATGAAAACAGGCCAGGAAACTGTGCTTGCGAAGTTAACGGAAATTACAACAAGACAATGTGAATTAGAATCCAAAATTACGGGCTTAATAGAGAAGACAAACAATGTAGAAAGTCGTATTGCTCGGGTGGAAAAAATGGAAGATAAATTTATGGCTAAACTAGACGACTTGGAGAATAGAAGCCGTAGACAGAATCTGGTCTTTTTCGGGTTGCCTGACAGGGAGCATAACGAGACGTGGGAGGCGTCTGAAAAACTAATAAGTGGAATATGCAAAGATGTGATGAAACTTGATGATATTTCGGTTGAACGGGCTCATCGCGTAGGCGTTTTCAGAGAAGGCAAAAACCGGCCCATAGTAGCATGCTTTTCAAGGTGGAAGGCTAGAGAAAATGTCTTTAAAAACGCTTGCAGACTAAAAGGCACTTCGTACAGCATCTCTGAAGATTTCAGCCGAGCCGTACAAGAAAAAAGACGTCAGCTTTGGAAttatgcgaaagaaaaaagagagaacaaagaaaatcGTGTTCGCTTGAGTTATGATAAATTGATCATCAATGGGCAAACGTTTGTTTGGGATAGCGATATGCGGATGCCAGTTCCACTTCAGGCGCATGCGCGACTGGACAGAGGCAAATGA
- the LOC129384457 gene encoding uncharacterized protein, producing IPNSVPPKDNSARCSQPERLSVLLVNCRSIRNKVDNFMSLVATVKPQIVMGTESWLNKDIPDVEIFPPGFTVYRKDRHGQGGGVFLLISNALSSTQILFENDSESVWCLVKLPNGNNVVYGTFYRPPGSSGSFGLLSEMLSLLPNSVLLGGDFNLPDFNWNAGCVAGNRSRIYTEFEELLGLNGLQQYVLQPTRENAILDLVLCNEPNIISKVTVCPGISDHRAVVIELNIQRVRMAQIPQRKVYSYDRGDYAAIRTELENFFPTFQYMSNARCPLTLWSAFRDKILELVESHVPCRYLRQRKKQKPWFNVEIRKLVRKARQTYKTFSADTSLANQKRLQEINKLLKATIKAAKDTFFVKLNKDLRENPKSFWKYVKQNGKEDISIPSLTVDGKTVTSDYQRAECFNNTDSEKAIPATHN from the exons ATTCCGAATTCCGTTCCTCCGAAAGATAACTCAGCACGTTGCTCGCAGCCTGAACGGCTCTCTGTCCTGCTTGTGAATTGTCGCAGCATAAGGAACAAAGTCGATAACTTCATGTCTTTAGTAGCCACTGTTAAACCTCAGATTGTGATGGGCACCGAATCATGGTTAAACAAGGATATACCTGATGTAGAAATCTTTCCGCCTGGTTTTACTGTCTATCGGAAAGATAGGCATGGACAAGGCGGGGGAGTATTCCTTTTGATATCAAATGCATTGTCAAGTACACAAATTTTATTTGAAAACGATTCTGAGTCTGTCTGGTGCCTTGTGAAATTGCCTAACGGAAACAATGTAGTCTACGGGACATTCTACCGTCCACCCGGCAGCAGCGGCTCATTCGGATTGCTGTCTGAGATGCTCTCTCTCCTGCCTAATAGCGTACTTCTAGGGGGGGATTTCAATTTGCCTGACTTCAACTGGAATGCTGGATGTGTGGCTGGCAATAGGTCCCGTATTTACACAGAGTTCGAAGAACTGCTCGGATTAAATGGATTGCAGCAGTACGTACTGCAACCTACGCGAGAAAATGCAATTCTAGACTTAGTACTTTGCAATGAGCCGAACATAATATCAAAAGTTACTGTTTGCCCAGGTATTAGTGACCACAGGGCAGTTGTCATAGAGCTTAACATACAGCGAGTACGGATGGCGCAAATTCCGcaaagaaaagtgtacagctaCGACAGAGGAGACTATGCTGCTATCAGGACCGAACTTGAAAATTTCTTTCCTACTTTCCAATATATGTCAAATGCACGCTGTCCGTTAACTTTGTGGTCAGCATTTCGGGACAAAATACTTGAACTAGTCGAAAGTCATGTTCCATGCAGGTACCTGCggcaacgaaaaaaacaaaaaccttgGTTTAACGTAGAAATACGTAAACTTGTAAGGAAAGCAAGACAAACGTATAAAACATTTTCTGCCGACACCAGTCTGGCAAATCAGAAACGCTTGCAAGAGATAAATAAGCTATTGAAAGCAACAATTAAAGCTGCCAAAGATACCTTCTTTGTTAAATTAAACAAGGACTTGAGAGAAAACCCAAAATCTTTTTGGAAATATGTAAAACAAAATGGAAAAGAAGACATATCGATACCATCTTTAACTGTTGACGGCAAAACCGTGACGTCGGACTATCAGAGGGCGGAATGCTTCAACAA cacggattccgaaaAGGCTATTCCTGCAACACACAACTAA